In a single window of the Calonectris borealis chromosome 38, bCalBor7.hap1.2, whole genome shotgun sequence genome:
- the DCAF11 gene encoding DDB1- and CUL4-associated factor 11 — MGSHSSSSAGGGRGGVGGRPPPRGDPEPEEGEEEEEEEEEEEEEEDVDLAQVLAYLLRRGQTGPARGRGPGGLRDPPDSDEEPWDGGGGDPDPPPAPPPPDTRILDTHELKSQLELALGRGGGPGPTEENLPRLLRQREWGRCRNGSFSPGEKSRLGSHFLPNHVAFADSYPQKAFCGLFSDDGSLFVSACQDQTLRLYECRGEGLRLFRASRGRDVGWSILDVVFSPDASQCLYSSWSDYSEWPWGRGLWGGGVARPWGRSLTRGGGA, encoded by the exons ATGggctcccacagcagcagcagcgcgggggggggccgggggggggtgggggggcgccccccgccccggggggaccccgagcccgaggagggggaggaggaggaggaggaggaggaggaggaggaggaggaggaagacgtCGACCTGGCCCAGGTCCTGGCCTACCTCCTGCGCAG GGGCCAGACGGGGCCGGCGCGGgggaggggcccgggggggctgcgggatcCCCCCGACTCCGACGAGGAGccctgggatgggggagggggcgacccggacccccccccag ccccgcccccccccgacaCGCGGATCCTGGACACCCACGAATTGAAATCGCAGCTGGAATtggccctggggcgggggggggggcccggccccacCGAGGAGAACCTGCCCCGCCTCCTGCGCCag CGCGAGTGGGGCCGTTGCCGCAACGGCAGCTTCTCGCCGGGGGAGAAATCCCGCCTGGGCTCCCA CTTCCTCCCCAACCACGTCGCCTTCGCCGACTCCTACCCCCAAAAAGCCTTTTGCGGCCTCTTCTCCGACGACGGCTCCCTCTTCGTCTCCGCCTGCCAAG atcagACCCTCCGCCTCTACGAGTGCCGGGGGGAGGGGCTGCGCCTCTTCCGAGCCTCCCGGGGCCGGGACGTGGGTTGGAGCATCCTCGACGTCGTCTTCAGCCCCGACGCCTCCCAGTGCCTCTATTCCAGCTGGTCTGACTACAGTGAGTGGCCCTGGGGGCGTGGCTTATGGGGTGGGGGCGTGGCCAGGCCCTGGGGGCGGAGTCTGACCCGAGGGGGTGGAGCTTAA